Genomic window (Lewinellaceae bacterium):
AATCCAGCTCCTTGGCGGCGTTCTGGTTGCGGCGGGTAAGCTCCGCCAGGCGGCGGCGGCGGGCCTGATACTGGGTAAAGGCGCGCTGGTAGTCGCTCAAAAGGCTTTTATTGTCCGCCAGGGCGTCGAGCAGGCGCAGTTGAAAAGATATCTGGTGAATGTCGAGGTTATCGAATTGCTGGTGCAGGTCGACCAGGGTGGAGCTGATGTCCTGAAGGATATTCAGGGTTACCGGCGTATCATTGACGAAAGCGCGCGATTTCCCGGAAGGGGTGATTTCCCGGCGGATGACCATATTGTCGTCGTAATCGAGGTCGTTCTCTTCAAAAAAAGCCTTTAAGCCGTATCGGCTGACGTCGAAATGCGCCTCCACCACACACTTGTTTTCCAGGTTGTAGAGCGATTTGATATCCGCCCTCTTGCCCATGATGAGCCCCAGTGCGCCCAGCAGGATAGACTTGCCCGCGCCCGTCTCTCCGGTGACAATAGTCAAGCCCCTGGAGAAATCCATCTCCAGTTTCTCAATTATCGCGTAGTTTCTTATCTGTAGGCTCTTGATCATATATTGCTTTCCGCCTGATAAAAATTCTCGGCAAAGTTAATCGTTTTGATGATATGCCACCCCATAAGGAGGGGGCAAATGTGGGTGGAATTGAAACCCCCGGCTTCAAATTTGAATCAATGGCTTTGGTTTTAACCCTAAAGGCCTGGCCTTTGCCAGGATTGGTGTACGCCCTGCGAAACCCGGCAGGCCAGAACATCCATGCGGCCGGGGAGATGGAAATGATTTAAACTTATTCTCCGGAAAACCATTATTTTGCCCGGTGGGAGGCGCTTCCCTCAGGAAAACTTTTTAAGCATAACCTGGCCGAGCCAGAACCAAGTGTCCTTAAACCGCAAAACCGCAAAACTGTAGAACCGCAGAACTCAAAATGTAAAAGGTGGCTCAACTGGGCGGCTCTTATGGGGCGGCCTACGTAGAGCTACTTTTACATTTGAAATTTAGAGTTTTGCATTTTGCGGTTTAAAAGCCCGTGGATACTGGGTTCCAGCCATCTTACAAAAAATTCCTGCCACTTTTTGGCAGAAAATAATGATTAACGGACTAATAGTCTGTCAACACAACCTGCAAAAATGAAAAAAATAGTCCTGTTCTCCGGTATTGCCCTCTTCTTTGCCGCCTGCCAAAGCGAGCCCGGCAATGGCCTCAAAGAAACCGACCTGCTGGCCTATGGGATTCCAGTCGTCATCATGGCGCCCGACAGCGCCGCCATCAAAGCCGACGACCTGGGGGGAGGGCTGATCAAAGACGTAACCATTCGCGGGAAGGACAATTACAACGTTCAGGTATTCGCCACCCAGGCCCAAACCAGCGACCTGGCCAGGGTGAAGGCGGAACAACTGGCGGACGTAAAGAGCATCCGCTATTTTCAGAAGGTCATCAATGAAGAGGAAGACGGCTTTATCTATCAAACGGCTATCGACAGCAGCAACATCAGCTATGGCTTCCGCTACATCGTCCTGCAGGGCGACCTGGAAATTACCTTCCAGACGGGGTTGCTGGGAACGTTCTCGCAGGAGGAGGTGGAAAGGATGTATGGAGCGGTGCAGCAGTGAGGCCACAAGGTTTGAGAACCTTTCGCGTATTCCCGCCTGGCAAGGTTCTTAAACCTAAACCTGGCTACGAAAAAAGGCCTGCACCGCGCGGCGCAAGCCTTTTTTTTAAACTCTTTCGTACATGTTAGACAGCCATGCGGCTAATCTTTTAACTTTTGGCGATTAAGATTCACGATGCTTCGATCAACTCAAAGTTGAACAATAGCAGGATCAGTAGAAGAATGCCTAGAATGATCATGGGACAAGATTTAAATGAAAAAAAAGGGTTCAGTAAATCCTACATTCTTCCCATTCGGAGTAAAGTGCCTGTTGTTCAAGTAAGCGTGTTTTGGATATGTTTGTGACTCACTTTACGCCTTAAGCATGTTTGTAAAAGAACATTTGTCGGGCAAATATACGCTAATTATATTTAGCCTGCAAGATGGGGCGGATGGTTTTATGGTTACACGGTATCATGGTTGCAGTGCGCCCATGAACCCGTGTAACCATATGACTCCACGTTGCCATGATTAGAAGCTCGAAGCTCCATCATTAGCATCATTGTAGTTCTTCGTCACCTGATCCCAGTTGATCACGTTCCAGAAGGCGCCGATATAATCGGGGCGGCGGTTCTGATAGTTCAGGTAGTAGGCGTGCTCCCAGACATCGAGGCCGAGGATGGGGGTGCCTTTCTTGTCGGCGACGTCCATCAGCGGATTGTCCTGGTTGGCGGTGGAGGTAACAAAAAGCTTGTCTTTCTTATCCACGCAGAGCCATGCCCAGCCGGAACCGAAGCGGGTGGCCGCAGCGTTGGAAAATTCTTCTTTGAACTTGTCGAAGGAACCGAAATCGCGAGCGATGGCCTTGTGGATGTTCATGCGCTCGGAGGGCTGGCCGCCGCCGTTCGGCGACATGACCTCCCAGAACAGCTTGTGGTTCCAGTAGCCGCCGCCGTTGTTCCGCACTGCGGTAGAGTACTTCGATACATGAGCCAGAATAGCTTCGATCTTCATCTTTTCCAGCTCCGTGCCGGCAACAGCATCGTTCAGCTTGCTGGTGTACCCGGCGTGGTGTTTGGTGT
Coding sequences:
- a CDS encoding superoxide dismutase; protein product: MMAFKLPDLPYAYDALEPHIDARTMEIHHTKHHAGYTSKLNDAVAGTELEKMKIEAILAHVSKYSTAVRNNGGGYWNHKLFWEVMSPNGGGQPSERMNIHKAIARDFGSFDKFKEEFSNAAATRFGSGWAWLCVDKKDKLFVTSTANQDNPLMDVADKKGTPILGLDVWEHAYYLNYQNRRPDYIGAFWNVINWDQVTKNYNDANDGASSF